agcaaAGATTTGtgagagacggtctcacatgtcatattttgtgagacatatatcttatttgggtcattcatgaaaaaatattactttttatgctaaatgtATAActctttattgtgaatatcggtagggttgatccgtctcacagataaagatccgtgagatcgtctcacaaaagacctactcttgCTTTTGAGGAAGTTCTAACGTTCCAAACAAGTTCAAAGCTACCGAAATTATTTAGCATCAATCGGTAAGTGGGTTTACTGTTTTCAAAATGTAATTAATATATGTGTCAAATCGATCGAATGCCCTGCACGTTTTGAAACCAAACTTTTATCTTAAAATTTCATCATGCAAATAAGAATAACTTTTCTGAGTTATTCGGTAATACAGGGGATTGGTATTATTGAAAGTTTGTTTCAAATTTTAGGTGCGGCTCTGGGTTCGGGGCGTAACAGACACATTGGCTGTAATATTTTTCAGTATATAGTTGATTCCTTAATATATAGTTAGATATATCAGTATATCTTTCATTTACTTTACAAGTTGGTCACCCAAATATGATAGCCATTTGGTGCTTCCACTCTAGGGAACTGTAGGATCTTTTCTCCTCCAACTTCTTTCCATCTGCATCATTTCACAAGATTGCAAACTATAATTTAGACTTGTGAAGTCAATAATTCGTGGCGAATTTCGTATGAACAAGCTACggagaatatatatatacacacatatacaGCTTGTTGTTCAAAATAAGACGTTAAAATTCAAGAGATTTCGCATTACCTATATGTAGTAACAAAATAGTGAAGGAAAGTAGAAACTTTAACTATTCCCAACTCCTTCCCGGGGCACAGCCGGCCTCCTCCTCCAAACAAGAAGCAATAATTATGTGATTCTAAGCTCTTATCCTACGAATATTCCACAAATATATACAATCAAATCTATGAAGCAAGAAAAATAGGAAGAAATTTGATGGATTCAACTAACCATCCACCTCCATGGATTGAATTCGAAGGGCTCCGGATAGAGGAAAGGATCATAGTTTATCTCTCTTGTGTACACATAGATTCTCCATCCTTTTGGGATGACAAATcctgaagaaagaaaaatagaGTTTCAATGAAAAACAGAGTGAAAACTGCGAACATCGCGAATATCTTGGCCAGCCTCAATGTTTCGTAGTTACCATTCAAAGTCATGTCTTTGGTTGTCTTTCTCAACACCCCGTTGATAACAGTAGCCAACCTCAACGCTTCGTAGATGACCTAAAGAAAACAAATACAACATAAAACTCTTGGCGAATTCGAGGAActatacatgtatatatcgttTGTCCAAGCATCTGTCctatttcaaatctattgctgcACCCTCGATGTTCAGCATAGCTCACAACTTAAAAGACTTAATCGAGACGAAGTAATGTCTGATCGGTGTCAGCATTGTGTATCAGAACTGTAGAATGTGGAAGAAACTAGCTTACCCCACGGGTAAATTTCATGGACTTAATGTCCTCCCAATCGAGTGGCTCTTCAGCAGAGGTTTTCCCTTTCCTGATCTCAAAATGCTCGTCCTTAAAGAAAAACGACACAAGAACACGAGGTATGATAAATCTACATGTTTATCATCCATTTCTTGAATTCGCAATGAATGGTTTACCCTCAGTTCTTGCAGGGCTCGTGGATGATCATGGAGATACTTCACAGCCATCATGGAAGTAGTCGAAACCGTTTCAAATCCCGAATACAGTATTGTGATTATTTGATCGATGACTTCGTCCTGATTCAATTTTCCATCCATATCTCTTAACAAATACTCTAGGATGTCATCATAAACTGCTTTAGAATCACGTCTCTTCTCCATTATATCTATCAGCATTTTGATCACATTTTTCCTTCCCTGAATTCCTTGATAGTATTTTGTTCCTGGAAGATAGATAGGCAGAGAAAGTGACCCTGCAAACAACTTTTCAAACTCAGACTTAAAATCCTCATAAATCGAGCTCGACTCCGCCTCTGCAATCTGTTTAAAGGCAATCATCAATGCCATCTGCAAAAAAAGGAACAAGTAATTTATAAGAATTAATCGTGTCGAATTGTCTACATAACGGATCAAGAAATCTACACTCACGTCCATAGTCTTCTCTTGAATGTCAACAACCAAACCATCCCAATTCGATACATGAATCCTCATGTACTTGTCAAGGCGAGGCAGAAGCCGGTCCTTGATCAGCGGAGTCCCGACCAACGACAGCATGTTACTCCTCATGTGTTTATGAGCCGTGCCGGATACTGCGGCTATGTTAAGGTGTCCTAAAACATCCAGCATTGACTGTGGATATCCAGGAATCAATCCCTTGGATTCATTCAAGAAAATGTATCTGTTGAGCTCTGGATCCATTGAAATAACGGTCGGAGTTCCTAATATGTGAGATTTGAATACACTTCCATACCTACCATGGCGTATTTCAATTTATATAAATGCTTTAGTTCAATTCTAAAGGGTAAGAAGAATGTATTCTACTATGaaaaaacttttaaattttGGATATTCGATAAAGAAAAATCATCATTTCTGTtgttatatatacatatggaaAATCGTATTTTTTGTCATCTATATTTAccttttggcaattttaattaTACATATGATCAAATTTTCGGTCGTAGCccgctatttttttttttttaaattttagtcATACTTTTGATGTGACATTTATGTAATACTAATACAGAGTTGATATGGTGTTGACATTTATAGTTTCAAATCAATACattatcaataaaaaaatatattaaaatcatagtaatcaaaaaataatcaactaaaattgaaatttgaatatattgataaataaaattgtaagaaaaaaaataacTAAATATACTCGAGTACATATAGACACGTCATTATATACAGAGAAACCCATGaccattttttgaaaaatcaatAAACTAATAATTTCATGATAGCCAAAACACTCATTTCaatgattttttgtttttttggcaCATGATATTCTTATAAGCTATGCATTAGAttttctcaaattaaaatatttcaaagtaaaaaaatacaatattaaattaaataaaggtagAAATTTTTTTAGTGGGATTTGCAAGATTTTGTTTGTAAAAATATCTGAAACTTTTAGAAtgctctaaactagcaagaaaatttatatttatacaaTTCATTAATACAATTAGGATCATCACTGCCCACAGGCGCATAAGAATAAGCTCCATTTGGCCACAGctttaaattgattttttttattttaataatgaacATATAAAAGATCACTGCCCACAGGCGCATATGAATAAGCTCCATTTGGCCAcagctttattttattttttaattttaataatgaaCATATAAACTCTTATATGTCAATTTTGTAAAATAGATACATGAGACAACCAATGAACAAATTCATTATATATATGGTCGAGATCGACCTCTCGTGAGAACGTCTCATCGCATATCTATTCTTTAATGAATGGATATAAAGagtgaaaattaattttattctctaaaaaaaattagtgaGAAGAATTTTGGCTAAAGATTGCAACTTTTAAAGTTTTCTCAATTATCtttctaaaaaatatttatatgatcAAGCATATCATGTTCGATTACTCTACCACCAgatataattattgtaatcaaCAATCTCTCTTCCAAAAAATTATACTCATTACAATAAATGAGAATCGAATCAGGATTGAACGTTTGTCGTtgttagggatgtaaatgaaccaaacggtttgcgagctattcgaagctcggctcgataaaaggctcgtttgagtttgtttgttaatcatatcaaaccaagcccaagctcgattttgagctcgaaaatttaatcaaaccaagctcaagcctaaaGGTATTCGGCTCatgagctcgcaaacatgttcgataataagttcgcgagctcgagcttggctcgtactcgagctcgagctcggcttgtttaggtggctcgcaaacatgattttggaatgttcaataatatacttatttatgtttttttttgctcttatttgtgtcgttttggttatttatgaatgaatttacatttttatgtctgattttaaattagtttatagatatatttaatttttaacaagctCGATTCAAACTCAAACTCGAGCTCAATTCTATGCTTatcgagctcgaaaacgagacGAGCTCAAGCCAGGCTTGTTAAACATGTTAAACGAGCTACTAATGAATCAAGGTCGAGCCTGGGTTGATTAACatgctaaacgagcttttaacgagccgagctcgagcttttaacgagctcAGTAATTTCTAATACAAACTAAGCTCGAGCCCGATAATAGAagctcgaatcgagctcgagcctCAAACAATTTTAAACAAACCAAGATCAAACCTGATActgtttggtttggtttggatCGTTTACATCCTTAGTCGTTTTATCAAAAGTTACAATTGGTCATAATAGtgtaaatcaaatattttaaagtacAGAAGCACACCACGTTTCGATTTCTCTATCAGCATGaacaattaatattatatatatccaACAATTTCTCAAACGTCACGgtctttttaaattaaaaaatcattttttgggaagaaaataaaaataaagaaaagaatGAAACAACCTCACGATAATAGAAGACAACATGCATTTCtccaaaaagaaaaaattaaaaaataaaatcaaaacgaTCCCTCAAAAAGCTTTACCTTTCCCTTTGTTTTTTCATGAACTCAGGTCCTTGCTTGATGAACTCCGAAGTCTGACCAAAAAATGGCCACCCCATTGTTCCCAGAGGCAGCCCTTTTCTCCTGTACCTAATCCCATTCCATTTCACGgccaaaagaaagaagaaaatggAGCCCATAACCATCCAAGAAAACCCCACGAGAACCTCCATTGATCCCCCCAAGAAAGAGCTTGGAATTAAACTCTTGCTCTCCTTCTCTGTTTATGTATAGTATGGGGTTGTGGCCCTAGCTAGCTATATTGCATGCAGTAAATGGAGATAAAGCTAGGCTAAAACCATGCACCGCTAAATAATTAATGTCGTGGGCACTTTTTTTCAAAGGCCTCAGGGTAATAAATACTCGCAAATACAACAATATCTATATATACACTGTCAAGATCTCCGAACgttgtcaaacaaaatatacataaGACATATAGGGGAATTGAATGCCACCTAAtcgaaaagattaaggaaaatCTGGATGAGGGTTGACTTGCATTTCTTGGGAGATTTTGTAATAAATGACGGGTGTGGAGATAAAGTCTTCCTATCCACCGGGTGCATGAGGTTATTAGGCAATGTCCAGGCAACTCCACGAGAATTAGAGCTTATCGTCTTAAAACCATTGGACTGTTAGCATACACACGATTaattctgaaagatttgattagTGGTTTGTTTATTTTACTGGGATATTTGGGTTAATAATTTTAGTCGAacttcatttttaaaaaatgaatctTTTCAAGTATATTTGAAATATCTGACCAAGATTATTTTGCTGACTATCTTTTTTTTTACTGTGATACTCTTGTCtcacatcttaaaaatgaaagatttaaaatgagtttataatgacttacaatggacttctataacaacttgagttaatcattttcgtaaaagcgaggacgaatacgaaataGTTGATATAGGggctcattgtgcagtcacgcagccgcgggcccggactcggggcgtgacagaatggtatcagagccgatcaccggcatggaacaccgagaaataagtgctatgcggggcaaaaTGCTACATGGATTGGAGCCatctcttgaacctgcgggtcaatgtgctacatgacgggacccacctcttgaacctgtatgagccacctctagattctcggcgctggtggatcgagggtTCAGGCCGAGACGAGGACGTCGCGtactgaaggaggggtgattgtgatacccttgtcccacatcttaaaaatgaaagatttaaattgagtttataatggcttacaatggacttctatagcaacttgagttaatcattttcgtagaaacgaggacgaatacgaataGGGGCCCGTTGTGCAGTCAGCAGCCGTGCGTCCGGACTCGAGGCGTGACATTTACCTTGTATCTTGGCGTTTATATTAGGATTATAAATATTTGTACTTATATGTAAGTGATACCCCCGGATTGAGGATGGGCTCGGCCCGCTCTCGGTAGCCCATCTAGTTGAGAACTCGGCATTCAGGGAAGCGCGAGAGGTCATTTGGGAGGTCATCCGGCCAGCCGACCTCCCATAACAGCAGTTCCGTAGATCGGGAGGTCAGTCGACCTCCCACGCCGAGCTCCCATGCCGACCTCCCAAGATGATGCCAAGCCGACCTTCTATAACAGCAGTTCCGTCGATCGGGGAGGTCAGCCGACCTCCCACGCCGACCTCCCATGCCGACCTCCCAAGGTCATCCTTGGCCGACCTCCCATATCAGCAGTTACGACGATCGGAAAGGTCAGCCGAGCTCCCAAGCCGACCTCCCTGGCCGACCTCCAAGAAGGTGATATCGGGACGATTGGAGATTCTTGGCCGAGCTCCCGAGCCGAGCTCCCATAAGGTCCTGGATTCAGGCGGGCTCATACCTACGAGAGCTCTTACTCAGATATTAAGCGCGTAGCCCACAGAGATCAAAGCCCAGAAAGGTAAAGCCCATCAAAGATCTAATCAAATCTGGCACGATATCTAAACCAAATCTGGGCAAGATCTAATCAAATCTTCCGAAGATTCTGAGGATCCTAATCTGCCAAACTAGGACTCTAttgttctcctataaataccaggttccgTTCATTGTTTTATTGATTCATATACACACATTCTCTCAGCACACACGTTCTCTCAGTTTTCTAtactctgacttgagcgtcggaggggctacgccggaaCAACCTTCCGACCCCCCTTCTAACACTCTTGTTTGTGTTTCTTGATTTCGAGGTGTTAGATCTGAGCTCCACAGGTGACGTGCCGACCTCCCAGCCAGCGTATCACGGTTAGATCCGAGCTCTCCAAGCAAAGACTTGACCTCCCAGTTAGTATCACCGATTTTAGCAATATCAGTAAGATCTCGTATCTTGTATAAATTGATACAGAAAgtgattattaattttaagcCTTTATTCACAAAACTTATACTACATGAATTCCACATATTTTCACGTGGCCCAGCCCTTGTCTTGAGATCCAATTGTTGGATTTTTTTACACTACATGAGTTAGTAGTATATCAAAACAGTGCATGGATAGTATACCAAAATTAaatacacacacaaatatatatatgtttgtctagggaaaattgtaattttaatcACGTAAGTTGATATGTTTTAGggttttaattatataatttgtcAAAGTTTGATTTTCATATAGAcaatttgatttgttttttatttaaGCCATTTTTTATACCTGAAACTATAAATCCATTGAATATGATTTTTTCGCTTTGATTCTTTCATACGTGGTATAAGTGACAAGAATTAAATTCATTTTactcaaattaaattaatctaacaaaaaataaagagaaaaataaagtaaaatGACTCTCAACACTTCAAAATTAGTgaaaaaaatttgttgtttCTATTTATTTTTGCTTATGCAAATTTAATGTGTTTAATATAAGTTTTATTATTGCCCTATGGGTCACATATGAAATTATAAGTTAGTTTTTTGTGGATTTAGTATTTTCGGACGATAAAATGACCAaaaccaaaaaaataatttaaattactaTATAAAAAccaaactttgaaaatttacatttaaaactaaaaaaaaaatatatgactaaaattacaattttcccatctttttattttatcattaataatatgattaaaaaaacaaattttatattttatttttatttaattcattcaaAAAATTGTTGCACGTGTTTCCAAAAGATGTCCAAGTTGGTGGACTGAGTGAACGTTTGGTTAGTGGTTAAGATTTCGATTTTCCTACAACACTTTCGCGGATGAGCATATCACACAAAGCTTGTCCACaacaaattttatattaatttatctTTACTTAATTCATTCAAAAAATTGTTGCACGTCTTTCCAAAAGATGTCCAAGTTGGTGGACTGGGTGAACGTTTGGTTAGTGGTTAAGATTTCGATTTTCCTACAACACTTTCGCGGATGAGCATATCACACAAAGCTTGTCCACAACAATTTACTTGATTAACGTGGTTTTGAGGCTATTGTGTTAGCCCAATGATTTACCAAGTGTGTACTCAAAGATAACGACTGTGTGTTCCTACGTCATCCAAAaaaattgttgcacatatttccAAAATTTAGTTAATCggaatatatttgtaaacataagaaaaaataaatagtgtcatttaaatttatgatattcCCCCCAAATCTATTTAATAAGAGTAGGTATATTGTGAGATGgtgtcacgaatctttatatgtgagatggatcaatcctactgatattcacaataaaaagtaatattcttaacataaaaagtaatactttttcatggatgacccaaataagagatatgtctcacaaaatatgacccgtgagaccgtctcacataaatttttatcatttaataaaattgaTACTGATCTTCCGCTAAAAACTTTATATATACAACCCATTATAGTTCCATTTTAAGATATGGAGgccatttttaaaatttaaatatgtgcAATATCATCAACGATAAATTCTATGTTATGTATGATAATATATGTTACATAAAAACTTTTGTAAGACAGTATcatgagtcaattttgtgagacgaatcactTATGtgggtcattaatgaaaaattattattttaatgccACAGTGACCTCCTGCCCGATTAGCCGGTTCCCCAGGTTCGATTCTCCTCTCCGTGTGaattgtaataaaaaataaataaataaagtttgaatattgaaaagttTGTGGCCATGTAAAGCACACTGTCCTCTTTTTAGTTTTTGAATGTTGATCAAGTTTTATAGAAATGGGTGTGTCAGGGGTTAAACTTTTCTCATCTTCTagcaaggtttttttttttttttttgtattttttttggaATAGTTGGAGCCGACGATATCATCTTCTGGCAAGATTAAGTACTTAAATCAATTTATCATTATATATTTTGTGTATCATTTTCCAACATATTTAAGTTTGGATTAGAATAGTTATAACCTAAGACTCTTGCAAGAATGTTAGACCTTAATTATGTTTCAATTACTTAAACCAAAATTGGATACCTACTAATCTAGtttttttatgataattaaTCACAAATATGCACATAAAGGGACTCATCATGATTATGAATATAAACGAATCGAGTCAGTTCGATTATTCGTATTCGAAATTCTCAAATTTGAGGTAACTCGAACCAAAATTAAATTGTTCGATAGTTTGATAGTCATTCGCGaacttgaatattttatatcaaaaattgTAGACATGGAGTTAAACACAAATATTAAAGACaactaaataataaaatgaGTATTTGCAATAgtttttactttttaaaaatgattaaatttataaattatgaAAAGTGGAGAAAAATCAAAGTATgtagtatttgaaaataaaagtgaaaaatttaaaataaaaaatcagaaATGATAAGCGATTCTGATATTAACTTTTTACCATAATCACGGTTGTAAAAACAGTATCAGTATCCCATTaggccatctccaacccattACACTATCTTAGTGTCACACTAACTTTAAAATAGTGTAATTCTTACACTAAATCTAAAACTCATCTCCAACCCATCAACTCTAAACTCTACATCAAAAAGaatattctcagaatatttcctattattttattcacaacaaataatttatttcacaaaatattttaaacacaataattaaaatatcattaatatcTAAAATAATGTATATATCGAAATTCATTATAAATATAcatgaattaaaaaaatttaattaaataatgttttttgAATGACGTTAaattttttagtatttaatattattattttaaatacttaagcTTAATACTTAATTGAATGTAATAATTGTTAATTAatcacataaaaaaataaaaaataaaaaattaacgcTATTGTTACAGTATTGCACCAAATTTGGTGCAATACTGTAGCACACCACCAAAATAGAGTAGGAAATGGTGTTGGGTTGGAGAAGAAAAACTCACACCATGATGGAGTATTGCACCAACATGGTGTTGGGTTGGAGATGACCTTAGTTTGTGAATTTCAATTAAATTAATAGAatcaaacataaaatataaattaataaaatacacgcaaaaataaagaaattaatGTTTTTTAATGATTGCATGCACTCCCTAAATAGTGTCGTGTTATCGTCTTAGTTGTAAAAGTATATTATATAAGTTATTTAAGAAATTCACTTAATTGTGACATAATTGGTGGAAGTTATTTAACTTCGTCTTGAAATatttagacaaaaacttatgtgagacggtctcacgggtcgtattttgtgatacggatCCCTTATTTAgatcactcatgaaaaaatattactttttatgttaatagtattactttttattgtgaatatcggtagggttgacatgtctcacaaataaatattcgtgagaccatctcacaggAGATATACTCAAATATTTATTTCTTCTAGGAATATTTCGATAATAATTTGAAgttcaattaaaatataatatcatatttaattcaaatattaaatattttgggcTCCATCAATACTGGACCTGAAACGGAAGCCTTTTACACCTCAAGGCTGGCCCGATTATATTGTAAATTTGTTCACTTTGTGGCATCAATATAGCTATTTTGTTCgtttacatattttatttaataataatatccttattttaataaatttgtatccatctatatttttttatttttaaatgatcatATCATcaatacaataaaaaaatcctaaattttattataatttctagattgtttaaataaaatttatataatacaaaaaaaataatatatatgcatgaattgTATGTCAATGGCATTATAATACAAGAAcaagtcttttgtgagacggtttcacgaatctttatatgtgaaataggtcaactctaccgatatgcataataaaaagtaatattttttcatgaatgacccaaataaaagatatgtctcacaaaatatgacc
This genomic interval from Primulina eburnea isolate SZY01 chromosome 16, ASM2296580v1, whole genome shotgun sequence contains the following:
- the LOC140816553 gene encoding cytochrome P450 85A1-like, with the translated sequence MEVLVGFSWMVMGSIFFFLLAVKWNGIRYRRKGLPLGTMGWPFFGQTSEFIKQGPEFMKKQRERYGSVFKSHILGTPTVISMDPELNRYIFLNESKGLIPGYPQSMLDVLGHLNIAAVSGTAHKHMRSNMLSLVGTPLIKDRLLPRLDKYMRIHVSNWDGLVVDIQEKTMDMALMIAFKQIAEAESSSIYEDFKSEFEKLFAGSLSLPIYLPGTKYYQGIQGRKNVIKMLIDIMEKRRDSKAVYDDILEYLLRDMDGKLNQDEVIDQIITILYSGFETVSTTSMMAVKYLHDHPRALQELRDEHFEIRKGKTSAEEPLDWEDIKSMKFTRGVIYEALRLATVINGVLRKTTKDMTLNGFVIPKGWRIYVYTREINYDPFLYPEPFEFNPWRWMDKSLESHNYCFLFGGGGRLCPGKELGIVKVSTFLHYFVTTYRWKEVGGEKILQFPRVEAPNGYHIWVTNL